The following nucleotide sequence is from Vitis vinifera cultivar Pinot Noir 40024 chromosome 14, ASM3070453v1.
TAGGGGCAAATGTGTTTCTTTTCTAGCTTAGAAGTCGGGCTCAAGGAAAACATTTTCTGGGAACCCAAACAACATTAATGGCTACGCATTCTAAAGCATTGAACACAAATCAAGAGCAAGAGATGGGGATACAATGGTCTCACCAACATAGTCACAGACAGAGTGGCAGCACTGCAATTTGAATGAAGAAGAGGGGTATTTGACCACATGCTCTGGTAATTTAATAGTGCAGTTGATATTTAAGGTGACATTAAAGATGAGCGGTGGGAAGGAAGGAGTAACCAATGGTGGTGTGACACGCGCGATCTGGTTGGAACTGTAACCTATATAGAGAAATGTTCAAGTAATGGACACCCTACCTATATCATGAtgcatttattttattaaaaattgataattgaCCAACTGTGACCCACCATCATAAATCGGACCCACCTAATCATACAAAACTCTCCCATGATCAAGCTCTGAACCTCCTTATTAATGTCCACTCTTTTGCCTCTAAATACctcatatgatatatatatatgtatgtatatatgcaTATAGGTATGTATGAGTGATAGGATGAATAGATCTATATTTTCTTAATGTCTATTTCGTGATggaaattttatcaataatgtCCATATCTAATTTATGATTTGAAAACGAAACTATGATGAACTAAAGTTTGACATAGAGAAAAATGTTACTTGTCTGATAGGAGAAACaatatgctaaaattatttgataaagtGATGGTTTAGAAATACATAGAtgtatatttaagttatttgtgGGGTTTTACCATTTGGTGAATGGATGAGAGGGTAGCACAAGAAAGGGGAAAGGGTGGGTTCAATCAAAGTATCAAACACATGGAATTGGGCACATGGGGTGtggttgattttaagttaagtcAACTTATACCTATCATAATCACTCATCACTCGTGTCTGCATGGGTTGGTGGTTTCATTATATGCCCTCTCCCCATTTTGGTTTGTGCCTAGGGTTACAAAATTTGTTTCcccttttttaaaatgttaaattaaCCCTTACTTTGAATGAATGTATataacaaatattattaattttataaacaaaattacTAAGATAATAACCTCAATTTGCTCTAggttcttgaaaattatttacaattttGACCTTAACTTCAACTTTAAAATGGGTAGATAGATGGAGCAGAGAAAACTCATATCACTCATAATTTACCTAGCTAACACGAAGACAGTTGCCAAAAATAGGCATAACTTTCCATACGAATGGATGGTTCAACCTCTCAATTAAATAGCTTCAACCACCAACTCCTTTGTCTTCAATGGAGCATCCTCTTCTTCATAGTAAAGGAATAAGTACAAGACAAAAAGCTACGCTCCTCAGACTCAATTTCCATTCTTGAGGCAAATTTTGGAGCTTTGTGGACAGGTAGAGAAGGTCTTTAAATGAAAATTCACACATCAAAACAAGGAAAACCCTACAACACCCAACTCCAAAACCCTCCCCCTTCATGATGTATACTGCTTTTGAGAAGCTTTTTGGGTTGTTTCCATGGCTTCAAGCTCCATTTAGGAAACAAAATTAAGGTTTATTTGACAATtgctttttaaaacaatttttttgttctaaagaaTATAAAAGGGCTTTGTAACTTAAATGATAAACATATTTGGTAAATTTGCCACTAAAATATAGGATgctttttaacataaaattgcCAATTAGAATACTAAAATATGGATAAGTGTCCTTTATCTCCATAAATACAGATACCTTTATAGGTCAATGgagttttcaaacaaatttttgttcataaaaacaataaagaacTTGTCTTTAAGCACCATTtttttgagaactgtttttgaaaacatttgcCAAACAAACCCTCAGCTTTCTAAAAGCACTTTTCTACAAGATTAGAAAGCAACAATAAGGGAAAGATTCAAAGCTAGAATTAGGGTTCTGATAAATTGAATGTAGAGTACAATTTATATTGGAAAATTGCCTATAAATAATGAGCACCCTGGGGctaaaatacaacaaaaatttgtttcacaAGGCTTCCTATTTATTCCCACCATGGCCTATGCATCAACGTGTTCTTGTACCTGAAAATGCAAGAAGCTCATGAAATGGATGCAGCTCTCATATTGTTTTGGTTCTCTGTATTTACTCCATGGCAGAAGTTGTTTAGCAATGTCTCGATATGCTTAACTTCTTTTGGCATCGACCCAGTTAGGACCTATTTCCAACACccaaaagataaaagaaaatctcAATGACATTACCTAGAACCGATATATATTAGTGTTAATGTATTAAAAAGAAtgaaccaaaccaaaccaagcCCAATGCCCTGACGTAGGACTTAGTCTGAGATATATACCTCATATCCTGTTTCTGTGATAAGGACCTCATCCTCAATCCTTATTCCAATCCCTCGAAACCTGCATTAGATATCCTCAATATATGAGCACCAAGGACATCATCTAATGCTGAAAAGATAAGACATGATATTGGTCATGTAATATGAAGAAGACGCATGAAATATGGGACATGTCCAGAATTTTGTAGCATTTAGTCGCTAATGTGCTAGTTGGTTGCTCAAAGATGAATCCCCTTGCAAGCAAAGATGGTTAACACGATTCACCTCATGTTGGCTCATTTTGCTAACAAGAAGACGGTTCAATCTATCATAATTAGTATGCTAAAAACTAACCTATTTGGAGGGAAACACCAATGTAAAAAATGTTCAACAAGaaactgaaaaaaaatgataataaaaatcaGATCATGTTTCCTGTACGAAGATTGTTGGTGCATGACATTGTGATTTATTTGCAGCTACTACAGTTTGTGCCTCCCACATGTGGGAATAGTACTGCATGTAATGGGGGGTGTTGGAGCAGGATGTATGTTGTAGGCTCAAATCTCAATAGTTTAAGCTTTTTGGAGTACTGGCAACTTAACATGCTATTAGGGTCCTAGTTAATTCGAGCACATACCGGAATAGGGCCGCAGATAAAGGGGGGTGTTGGAGTAAGATGTATATTGTCGGTTCAAATCCTAACAGTTTTAAGATTTTCAGAACATTGACCACTTCACATGGTATTAGGGCTCTAGTTAACTGGAGGTCTCACATTCAAGTCCTTCCCTTATCTATTTATCtatcttattatatataattacagGTTTTAAACTGTATGTGTCTTCAACATGCGGATATGAGACTACACatctttttaggaaaattgacaACTTAACAAAGATACATGGGCCTTTCATGAATGAGAATCTGCCCCTTCAAATCGTCACAGCTTGGGCAAGGAAGAGGACTACAAGAAACTGTAATTAGAGAGCTAGCAAATAGGACCCATCACTTTCATGTTGTGGAGTTATCATGGAACAATAATTTGACAAAGCAAAGTTCAGAAGTACCTCTCTGGACCATCAAAGAAAGATGGGATGTAAATTCCTGGCTCAATTGTTATCACCTGctcatgaaaatattttgcaGTAAAATCATGTCAACATCAAAggaaaaaagtgagaaaatttacaaaagaatgttttttttatgagtaagagattgtattaaagagtttttttatgagtaagagaatGTATTAAAGAGCAAAAAGCACACAAAAGTACACCGGGGGTATACAAAGagctaaaaacaaaacaaaaaaaacagctcccaccctcaaggacccaaccAATCTACACAATCAATTAAGGACAAAGAATTCCCATCAATGTACACAACCGAATCCACAACAAATATATCACCTAGAAAATATAATGTCCATATTTGTGCATGCTGAAACAATATTAAAAGAACTGTTGGTTTTTTATCATGACACTAAACTCATTCTTAAGCTAAAGTAGAGCTAGCTAAGATTGTTAAagtatgatatacattgtgggtCCAAATTCTAACTTAAGGTATCCTTGCTTTGCAAAGAGATTCGAACCTTATTGTATCTTTATTTCCCCCAGTTAATTGAATCCAATGTTAGGAAAATTTGTAGTAGCTTAACATGGTTTAGAACTCTGGTTAACTGGAGGTCTTGAGTTCAACTCTGTATGAGAGCCTTGCTTAGCGAGAGATCATGAATTTGAACCTCACTGTATCTTTATTTCCCCCAATTAATTGAATCCAATGTTAGGAAAATTTGTGGTAGCTTAACATGGTTAACTAGAGGTCTCAAGGTCAACtcctccccctccccccccccgcCCCCGCCCCCCAAAACATCTATTTATTTGCCTAATTATCTCTAATCACAAATGTGTGATTTTTCTGCAGCTATTGCTATCTATGCCTCCCATAGTGGTTATGGGGTTGAGCATAAGGGGGGCCCAAATACAAACCGTTTAAGCTTTTAGATAAATTGATTATTTCACAAACGTAAAATTGTAATCTTACTAACGAGTAAAATTGTAATCTTACCAATGAAGTACAGAAAGTTTAAACGAAAGATTAAGGTGATAAGAGAGACAACTTACAACACCTGGCTTCAAGGGCTGGTCATCCCCAAGTGAATGGCAGTCGTGAACATCCATTCCTAGATAGTGACCTGGACATCAAGGTGGAGAGGAGTGATGAATCAATAAATTTAGATTTGACATTCAAGAATGATTTCTATTACAAGCTCAAAATTTTCATGCTCTATATTGGCAAGAAGGAACAAACTGGAAAGTCAATGGATGGTTAGAGAAACCTATATTAGTAGGGTTCAGCTGATGGTAGCTGTGATAAATATTCCGACTGTCTTTCAAAATTCCTAACTCCTTGAGTCCATGGAGTAGCTTTTCAGCCTGTCCAATCACATAGCATCACAAGGATTAAACATTTCTGTAATGCAAAACATTGATTAAAACAAAATCATGGGGCTCATTAGAGTAAAGTGAATGCCAAAGGCATAATTGAGAAGAGAATCCAGGTGCTCACCTTGGTGAGCCCCAGTAAGTAGGTAATTGTAATTACCAGAATTAACAAAATAGATATGCATTTTGTTGTCACAAAATCATCACATTGAATGTAGGGGACAATATTGGGTCCAAGAGAGCAAACCTAGACCTCCTTATCTTTACAAGATGCTAAATTAGACCAAGCCTTATCCATGTTCATGTTCATAAAATAAGGTGCGGGGGAAACTAAGAGTAAGGCCTAATTGGGCTATTGTTTTTAGTTACAAGCATGGGAGATTGAATCTTGttgaattttgttgaattttgtgCCATGACACTCCTAACAGGCAAAGATTCTCTTCCCAAAGTAAACAGACAGCATTAATTGAGGGACTGATTCCATCCCATCGCTTCCAGTCCATCTACCAAACTACCAAGTAAAGAAGGTATAGATATCTCTCCAATAGAGGATACAGAACAAATCTGTAAACTCTCATCATCTCATTTCCTCTTGAAAGATGATATGCTTAGGAAAAATAGAAACGCtagaaaaacaatattttgGGTTTATTAGATCATTACCGAATAGTGGTGTATTTGTCGAATGCTTGTGCCAGGTCTGCAGAGCTTCACACATTCCTTGTTTGTCTCTAAGATAAGATCATAAAGTTCCCTCTGCAATTTATGCATCAAAGCTATTAGCCTCAGTTAATAGGGGCACATACCAAATGGCAGGAACCGTCATATTTAACATGACAAAATTTCCTGAAAATTCAGATCCTTAAGAAGATTTTAGGAGCTATGATGAAAGTTGGAGCACATGAGAACAATAGGGGATGAAAAGTTGATGGTTTGTAATCAATAGAAGCCATAATGCAATAAGGTAAAGAATTGACATGGAACAAACTTTACAAGTATTGATAGAAGTTCCAAAATTTATAGATAACCGGGGAACTTTTTCAGTAATAAGATTGTGGGAGAACATAAAGCAATTAAAGGGCATACTTGGGCTGCAGAAAAGAAGCCACAGGGTGGCCATGTACGAGTAAGATCACTAAGATATCCATGCAACTCACATCCAATGTCCATCAAAACAAGGTCCCCGTCTTTAACctgtatatataaattataaaattgtttataaaaatgGATCCTCTCTAGTAAATGTAATTacagatgaaaaaaaatgtatcagCATACGATATAAATGAACTTACCTTCTGATCATTTCGAGAATAATGTATGACGCTAGCATTAGGGCCACCACCAACCACAGGGTTGAATCTAGTAAAGGGGAAAGGCACAAATCATAAGCCTTCAGGAATATCTAAGCATGCAATTAATTATCGCAGAATTCAATTATTCAGGTTCTGGAGCACATCAAGTGGGttgcaaaaacaaaacaaatctCCCATTCACGGGCACAAAAccattaaaaaggaaaatgcttACGCCATTCTTTGGGCCCCTCGCATTTTGCACTCATATTCAACCTTAGCCGATAGCATACTCTCATAAGGATATGTTTTCGAGTGAAACATTGTCTGCAAAAGAGCCTATtcaacagaaaaataaataattagtatTGCTATTTCAGCAAGATATATCCAATAAAATTTCACATTTATGCATGTATACAAAGGTGCAGGATCACTGTGGAGAACAATTTGAACAAGAACTAGGATCTTGATGTTgtgagaaatatttttctttgagaTCTGAATTCCTGTAGATGGACAAACTTGGAACCAAGATCCTACGAAAAGAAAGGCTAAGGATCATTTGAGATCATTTCCATCAGATAAGGGGTCATTgtacaaaattttcttaaaagtaaCATCCAAAGTTCTTATATATCTATGGGAGAAGAGATCAAGTCAAAAGGAAATCACTAATCTGATCATATGTTACTTAGGAACCAGAATGAGCTTGACCTTGAAGGTTTCAAAGCTCAACAAGCTACAAAATCCACTTTTAGTAGGAACATTTTGAATATCTTAACTACTAAAGAAGTAACTTCTATGGTGGGAGGGGGGGCATGCTAAAACCAAAATATGAACTGCCAGTTTGAATGCTCAATATTCTACACCCATCTCCtttcaaaatacaatttctGATTATCTGGTTTGAGTATGGCATCAAATGATGCTATTATTTCTTCCTATACAAAAGTAGAAAGCAGGTTGTCAAGAAATTAAGACTTTTTCCTGGGGAAAGCCAACTCAACAGCACTCTGTTGGCCCAACTTTTTgcttttcataaaaaatggaTTACCTTAACTAGACTAGCcgcaaaagtaaaaaaaatcaggaCAGACAAATtatattaccaaaaaaaaaaaagttatatagtGTTATCTCTTTCTATCGTTAAATCTTAGTCTCTGTATGCATATCTCGCTAGTTACTGCCTCATCAAAAGGCCAAAATTTGTTGACAAGAACATCACAAGGCATAGTTAGAAATTCATGGGTGGCCATTGCACCAAGGCAAGAATTCAACAGCTGAGTTCAATGAAAATAGTTTGCAGTAATTTAGACATGGGAATACCTGGCAAGCAATCGATGCAGACTCTCTCAATAACTTCAGCTCTGCCGGTGATTTTACCCACCGCAATTCATGAGTGTATACAGAAAGATCTTTTACTTTGCCACTGTAAGCAGCCTTTTGAAAGGCCTCCATTTCCATATAAGTTGGTATGGCTGTCTTCACATTGTGAACCAATTTGGAGGATCTTCCCATCATGCCAGGAAGAATCTGCAGCAATCAATACAAAAATAAGCAAAAGACTAGCATAAGACAGGTATATGAGCAGCattaaagcttttttttttctcttttgtgtGTTGAGTTTTATGACAGAATAAAGAAccatagttaaaaaaaatttctgtcATGACAACTTGACAGCTTCTGTTTGATATTTACCAAACCAAACCCCATGGCATAATTAGAGCTAGTGGGTGATGCCCTACATTGCCGAACACATTTTAAGGCAGAtgtaaaaacaagaagaagaagatgatggctGCAATAGAGCTTCAATCTCTTGTAGTTTTCTCTCGAGAATGTTCCCCCCATGTGTATCCCATATCACAAGACACCAGAAAAGGATCTGTCTGTAAATTATAGGGTTACTAACGGTATGGCAGAACAGATTTGTCCAGACATAGCACTTGTTAAAACTAAGGCAGTATTTAGTAGTTATTCAGAGGCAATATCTACAGTATAAAAGGTCAACAGAATGTTTCCCTGCATGGATACAGTAGTTTATGTGCAGATTGACAAAACTTTCCAGTTAGTGCCATAACCGAAGGAAAAGGTAGCCAACTCACCTCTTTTAATTTACTCATTGGATATGCTTTTTCAGCTTTGAATGTGTCCAAAGCTGTGTCAACTCCCGCAATCTGCCCTTGCCAAATAACATCCTAAACAATCGATATATAATTAGCCATAACTCCTATAACTGTGTACAACTTAAATGCTAGATAACATCATTAACAGAGTATTAAGAATCCATCATACAAGTGTGGGCATACATGAGGGTGTGATTCCGGCATGAACATGCATAGGCCACACTCATGACCTAAAACTGCTATGCCACCAGGTTGCTGACAGCCAGTAAGATATGAATAATCAGCATCTTGTCGAAAAGTGTAAGGCACCACATCTGTCATCATCTTTACAGGAGCAGATGCAACGATGGCTAAACTGTTCTCAGGAAGAAGCTCCAACAATCTTTTTCTCCTTGAGACATATTCTTCGCTAGTTATGCCAGGTGTGATCTCCCCTTCATTTAGTAACTACAGAACCACAcgacaataattttattaaattaaaaataaaatgacttcCGACTTTAATTAAAAGCACAGAGGTATATCCCTTATGTCAAGGCAATAGTGACACTAattatttttctgatttttcccGTAGATGTACCCAAATAAATCCAGTTATTTAAAGGCTAATCGCATGAAAACAGTTTGATTAACTCCTTACagtgatttttgtttgaaaaaaactTTTCTGTTTCTGAAAACAGGGGAAAATGAAAAGTCTGAATATAACACTTAGGCattgaatttttggaaaatcGTTTTCTTGAGATTTCTCTCAAAAAATAGCCCAATACGGGAAACTACAAAACAATTTATAAGTCTtgttgaagaaaaatgaaacaaacagAAAGCACACATCCTCAGAACTTCCAAATTATTTGAAACCCGAATCTACTAGGCATTCATCTGCCTTCCTGCATTCCTACAATTAGCCAATAATATGCAGTGATATGCTTGCTAATATGTTTTgtttagaaaaaagaaagaaaaaattaggttaatcagAATTACACATTGGATATAAAGTTAACAGTACCTGAGGGTGAGATGCAGGGGTTGGCTGCCCTGCATCCACGATATTTTTTGAACAATACCCGCATCTTCCAACTCCCTGTAAAACCCGAATTCATGAAATATCATAACTCATCTTTATCAAAAACCAACTGGGCATTccataaaaactaaaaattaatcaaaatctaCCCAAATTACCACTTTCAATGAGAATGTTGGAACCACTAGAACTCTACTTTACAAATAACTTCATTTCATCATTATCCAAAACAACTAAAACCCAATATGAACAAAACCTAAAGACGAGAGATAAAGTGAAATTGGGAACAAAAGACAAAAGAAGAGgagcaaaaaaaatttcttattaaatCCCGAGaactgttttttgaaaatacccttttcaaatatccataaaatccaTCAAAATTAGATCAAATGCTGCATGAAAGTTCATAAAGTTACAAACTTTAACGTGGATACAGCTATCTATTAACTTAATTACCAGTTTAGAATCCAAAAATTCACCCCAAAAAAAATACAGAAGAGCACAAAATAGAATGCTTTCTGAAAAAGAGTACTGTACTTGTATGAATGAGCTCCTTTGCAGAAGTTTTCTTCGGAGAATCTGcatttcctctgtttttccgGGTGGACTCTCTTCATGATCGACTCTGTTTTTATAGTGTCAAGAATCCCTTTATCGGTCAAGTTTCCTGGATGTCTCAAATTCTCAGTTTAGGGTTTTAGGCCTTTTGGGCTTCTGTTGGCCCAAACTTTTTAAGGACCTAAgtagaaaattttgttattgtGTAGATTATATTTATTTACGACATTGGATGAGAAAAACTCTTTATTATTTGTAATGAAACATAATTATCCAGCTTAAAAAACATAATCTATAAATTTTgaactaaaaaattttatttgaagaattaagatgtttttaaatatttttttatatagtatgaTAAAAagacaattgaaaatataaataacactttaaaaaatacataattgagacctgttttttgaaaatattaccCAATATACCCTTGTTTTTTGGAACACAATTTTTGTTTGGAAACGTGATTATGAAAAACgacataaaattatttctaagaacctgtctccaaaggtaattgttggaaaaaaaaaaaagaagcagaGTATAATTCCAGAAATAAATACTTTTACAAGGCCTCATGAGAGATTATActccaaatatttcaaaattttgttctgTTTTGGAAGACAAACT
It contains:
- the LOC100240821 gene encoding intermediate cleaving peptidase 55, mitochondrial is translated as MQILRRKLLQRSSFIQGVGRCGYCSKNIVDAGQPTPASHPQLLNEGEITPGITSEEYVSRRKRLLELLPENSLAIVASAPVKMMTDVVPYTFRQDADYSYLTGCQQPGGIAVLGHECGLCMFMPESHPHDVIWQGQIAGVDTALDTFKAEKAYPMSKLKEILPGMMGRSSKLVHNVKTAIPTYMEMEAFQKAAYSGKVKDLSVYTHELRWVKSPAELKLLRESASIACQALLQTMFHSKTYPYESMLSAKVEYECKMRGAQRMAFNPVVGGGPNASVIHYSRNDQKVKDGDLVLMDIGCELHGYLSDLTRTWPPCGFFSAAQRELYDLILETNKECVKLCRPGTSIRQIHHYSAEKLLHGLKELGILKDSRNIYHSYHQLNPTNIGHYLGMDVHDCHSLGDDQPLKPGVVITIEPGIYIPSFFDGPERFRGIGIRIEDEVLITETGYEVLTGSMPKEVKHIETLLNNFCHGVNTENQNNMRAASIS